One window from the genome of Pelobates fuscus isolate aPelFus1 chromosome 13, aPelFus1.pri, whole genome shotgun sequence encodes:
- the LOC134582696 gene encoding olfactory receptor 2G6-like has protein sequence MEDSNQTAENGFILLGLSTIPYLQAIFFSLFLAMYVATLVGNTLLIVAVRLNTQLQTPMYFFLSNLAFIDICFSTTIVPQLLANTLVEDGRITLLGCAAQMLISTSLGSVECLLLAIMSFDRYAAICKPLHYNVIMSKKLCISLTTGCWTVSLINSFVHVVLIFKMPFCRSHHVNHIFCEVPLFFQLSCADPWFNEIAMYVSTVIIVTCSFLLTLVSYIHIISTILMIRSSEGRHKVFSTCASHLIVVSLYYTPIMSMYLRPHSAYSPETDKDISLLYTTVTPMLNPIVYSIRNKPVKGTIKRILTRKRHS, from the coding sequence ATGGAAGACTCCAACCAGACGGCTGAGAATGGATTCATCCTCCTTGGTCTGTCGACCATCCCGTACCTTCAAGCTATTTTCTTCTCCCTGTTTCTGGCTATGTATGTAGCCACTCTAGTTGGAAACACTTTGCTTATTGTAGCTGTGAGACTAAATACTCAGCTCCAGACCCCAATGTATTTCTTCCTCAGTAATCTCGCCTTCATTGACATCTGTTTCTCCACCACTATAGTGCCCCAACTTTTGGCAAACACTTTAGTTGAGGATGGAAGAATTACTTTACTGGGGTGTGCAGCTCAGATGCTCATATCTACATCTCTCGGTTCAGTGGAATGTCTGTTGCTGGCAATCATGTCCTTCGACCGATACGCAGCTATCTGTAAACCATTACACTACAATGTTATCATGAGCAAGAAACTGTGCATCTCTCTAACAACTGGATGCTGGACAGTCAGTTTGATAAATTCCTTTGTCCATGTTGTCCTAATTTTTAAAATGCCATTTTGCAGATCTCACCATGTTAACCACATTTTTTGTGAGGTGCCTTTATTTTTTCAATTGTCTTGCGCAGACCCCTGGTTTAATGAGATTGCAATGTATGTCTCAACTGTTATTATTGTAACATGTTCCTTTTTGCTAACACTAGTGTCCTATATTCACATTATTTCCACAATATTAATGATCCGTTCTTCTGAGGGACGGCATAAAGTTTTTTCGACCTGCGCTTCTCATCTTATCGTGGTCAGTCTCTATTACACCCCAATCATGTCCATGTATCTACGCCCACATTCCGCGTACTCTCCCGAAACAGACAAAGACATTTCCCTTCTCTACACCACGGTTACACCAATGCTGAATCCCATTGTCTACAGCATCAGAAATAAACCTGTTAAAGGCACCATAAAGAGAATATTAACTAGGAAAAGGCACAGCTAA